The genomic region TAAGGCCGGCTTGCGAGCGATCGCTGGTCGCCGTAATCCCTGCCGAAGCAATCCCAAGTGCGAACCCCCATAGAAGCAATCTTCGCATGATTTTCTCCCGGCTTTTGATAGCGCGGAAGAGAGCCGGCTGAGCGGCCGCGAGCCGCATGGCTGCAGCCGGCCTCCTTCGCGGGCGATCCCGCCCAGGGACCGATGCCGTTGCGCACCGATCCCTACGCAAAACTGTAGCGTATTCCGCTGCCACAGCGACTGCCGTGACAGCGCAGCGACTACCGTTCTCGGCGACGCTTTGACGCTGGCGCCAGGTTTTGGCTCACTGGCTAGGCAGGCTTGGCCTGAGTTGCGGCTGCGAGAGCATCGCGCAGGTGCTGCTCTCTCTTTTCATCGAGCGAGGTTGTCAGGACAATCCCTCCCGCATCCTTAATCGCATTGAGAACCTTGTCTGACGTCATAGACTGGATCAGCAGGAAGAGGACGGCATCGCCCGATCTTACCTTCGACGCGAGATCCTTCATGAACTGGTCTCTGATCCCGAAATCGGTCAGCGCACCGCTCAGTGCGCCTGCGCCGGCTCCGAGAGCCACGCCTAGAAGCGGATTCAGGAAGACCATCCCCAATAGCAATCCCCAGAAGCTGCCACTTGCGGCGCCAGTCATAGTGGTATTCACAAGTTGACTGAGTTTTACAGAGTCCCCAGTTTTGACGGCGATCACGGCATCGCTGATCGTGATCAGATACTCGCTCTGGAGCTTGAATATTTTTTGCCGAACTTCCTCTGCTTTAGCTTCGGATGGGTACACGATCGCAACAAGGTCTGACATTAAAAGCTCCCCTGATGACTTCTAGTGCTCCCCATTTGCCTGCTTGATGCACGGCCGAAGCTTACCGCCCGAAGATCTCTTGTCGACTGGTCAGACAAGCAGGTTGACAATCTCAAGATGCTTTGATCTGGGGCCGCGCCCAATGGAAGTCCAACTCTCAACGGTCAACGTAACGGAACTCAAACAAACAGTCGCAGCCGAAACCGACCCGTCAAAGCTGGGCCTGATCGCCGACGCCAGTACGATCCGCTGGCCGGGAGGCGAAAACAAAATTGAGGCCGATCAGCTCGACCGCGAGTGTCGGCTCGCTCGCCATCGCTGTCGGCTTTGGGCGGAAATGAAGTCGCGATGACCTTCAAGCCAGGCGCTCGCAAATACACTGACCGAGGTTGGTGACGTGAACCGTTTTGAGAGCCCACGTCAACTTATGGGTTACCTCGGCCTAGTGCCAAGCGAACGATCGACGGGAGAGTCTGTCAGGCGTGGTAGCATCACCAAGGCGGGCAACGGCCGTGTTCGCCACATGTTGGTCGAAAGCGTCTGGACCCATAGACACCCGCCGAAGATCGGCAAGACAAAGCTATACCGGCTTGAGCAGGTGTCGCCGGCAGTGCGAGAGATTGGTTGGAAGGCGCAGAGCTGCTTGACGGCCCGCTACCGGAAGCTGGCTGCGCGCGGCAAGTGAACGACGGTAGTCTGCACCGCTATCGCCCGTGAACTGGTGTGCTCCGGCGGCGCCGGCGCCCTGCGCAAGATCAGCCAAGAGGACGTGATCCGCTACGTTGAGCGCCACGCCCAGGATTGGGGCCCGGAAACAGGCAAGGCGATGTGCCGGTCGTTGCGTGCCTTTCTCCGTTACCTCCACCATCGGGGGCTGAACGCGCGCTCGTTGGCGGATTGCGTTCCATCGATGCGCCGATGGAAGCTCGCAACTCTACCGACCTATCTGCGTGCCGCTCAGGTGCGGAAGGCTCTCGACGGTTGCGACCGAGAGACGGTGATGGGACGGCGCGACTACGCCATTCTGTTGTTGCTGGCCAAGCTCGGCCTGCGGGCCGACGAGGTTGCGACGCTCACCGTCGACGATATCGACTGGCGCGCCAGCGAGATACTCGTTCGCGCCAAGGGCCGACAGTGTGCACGAATGCCGATACCGCCAGACATTGGCGCGGCTATCGTTGCATATCTGCGCAATGGCCGCCCAAAGTCGTCGTGCCGACGGCTGTTCGTCCGCACACTCGCGCCACACGTCGGCTTTGCTTCCGGATGCGCGATCACCATGATCGCCAAGGCCGCTCTCGATCGCGTTGGAATCGAAGGTTGCGCCCACCGCGGCGCCCATATCTTCCGACATAGTCTCGCTACCGATGACCTTGCCCCCAAGTTTTATCCGGTCCTGAGTTCGCCCCGGCTGTTGGATTTGCCCGGTTGGGCGGTGGTAGCGACGGGAGCTGGCGCGGAGCCCTCGGCATTCTTACAAATCGCTGGCGACCGCGCTGGGCGTGCCCGAAATTCTGTCCAGCATTTTGCTAGGCCACGCCGTGCCGGGCATCAGCGGGCGCTACATCGGCGAATTGGCCGTGCTGCGGTCAGTGGAGCTACGCGAGGCGCAAGAATCCATCTCGCGCCGGGTGTTCGAATTGCTCGGGCTCAAACTTACTCGGGATGCGAAACGTCCGAGAAAGGCGAGGGCCGCATAATGAGTCGCAGCACACCACGTACCACGGGCAAGCCGCAGGCCCTACGGGCCTACGGAAAGCCGGACGTGCTCCGCACATCCGGAAAGTCGCACGGGATACGGATTGCCGATAGCGTGCGCGCGTTGGTCGCAACGTTCCGACAACTCCTGAAGGTGATGCAGCGCGTACGCTACACGCGCGAAGATTAGAAACGCTCATCGCATCATTGTTGAAAGATGCCGAGATCGTAGCAAGCCCAAGCCCGGGTTCTAACGCCGGGAACAGCCTTGCTCGCGGCTGCCGCCATTCCGGCAACTTTGCAGTCAGACATCGTCGCCATGTAGCCCTCAAGGATCGTTATTTTACCGTCCTCTTGCGAAACGTAGGCAATCACACCTAGTGCGCCCGTTAAACCCTGTTCGCGCGTAGTATCGTGGCAGACATAGGACGCGGAGCGGCTGGGCTTCGCGGTCGCGGCTTCTATCGCTAGCTCACCAATCCTTCGACACTCATCTAAAGTCTTTGATGGCCGAGCAGCGATGTTGACGGTGGCTAAAATGCTGAGGTGCGTCGAAGCGACAATGAGGATGAGCGGTGACATGTCGGCTGACCTCGTAATTCCGTTGAAACCATCAAGCGATCGGAGATTGATGGGGCCGGCCATCGCGCTGGCCTTGCGTTTCTGGCCGATCTCTTTGCCTTCATCCCAGTCCAACCACTTGGGTCTTCTCTGTCGGATCGCACGTACAGCCGCCATGCTGCGCAAGCCACCTTAACGAGCGATACGGCTGCCTCTGCAATGAGAATGGTGTGACTTCCGGAGGCTGGGTGGATGCTCATTAGCTTGTCCTCATGTGCCGCGTCGGAGATGATCCTAAGCAGTCTAAAGAGCGTAAGCGGATGTTTGCGGATGAGTTCCGTGCTCGTCAGTACGAAGTCGTCAGGGCCTCCGCGCTCACGGATCGTCTCGCGAAGTGCGGCGAGCTTGTCTGGATCGGCAGAGCGAATAGCGGCCTCGAATGCGGGGACGAATTTGAGCCTGTCCATTGCAACAGCCTTCTTGGCGACCCTTTCAGGGGGCGCGGATCATCTCGCGGCTTTTCGCGCAAAAAACGCGCGGGCGGCTGGAGGAACCACCCGCGCGAGTTGCGCCAACAAAGAGGCTTTGCTATCTCATGGGGGTTGCGTGAAGTATGAGGAGCCAAGCCGAAGCGTCTCTCAGCAACTCGCGTGCCATTCACAAAGCAGCGCGTAGCGCTATGAAAAAGCGTGCGGGCGGCTGCTGACGACCGCCCGCACGAGTTACGATGCGTAGACTTGGCCCTCACTCAATCAATAAGCGACCAAGCAATCATGGTTCAGCAATCAGCGTGCCAGGCGGCCACATTGCGGAGACAAGCAAACGGCGCGCTTTCATACCTTGTGCAGATTGACTGCTCGTGCGAGCGGCGGCTTCCGAACGACAATGTCATGAACTCGACGCAACTGATCAAGATCGGACGTGGAGCGCTTAGTGACGACGATGGCGCGAGATGATCGGATCGAACTCGCCATCGTGTATAACGAGAAGCTCGCCGGGCTTCACGCCAAGTCTTCGCAATTGCTCCTCCTCGATGGGGCAGTTGAGCATTGCGGCCTTCGCGCCGCTGTCTTTTACGGTCAGCTTCACTGCTTCCGCCGGGTCAGCGGCAGCAACGACGTAAGTTATGTGCCTGAATTCTTCGTCATCGTCGCCGTCTTCCTTGAAGACAGCGACCGTCACTATCCAACCATCCATCTTGCTGTGCTCCCGTAAGTTGTCAGCTATGAGCTGCTGAGCCTTGCAAATCCGGACCCATCGAACGCTCGTGAGGTCAGCTGGCGTCCGTAGCATTCCGGGAGCCCTTCCCTCCGCGCCGCACATTGAGCTAGGCTCGCAACCTCATGAGGAGCGGACGTGTGACGAGTGAGAAGCGGATCAGGGTCGAAGGACGGCCTTCTGTGCTGTCGCGGCTTCGCCGGGTGCAGGCATGGCGCCGGAAGCGGGCTCCAGCGCCTTCTATCTGATCCCTACATCGCGGAAACCGATCCGGGGCGGTATAGTCCATCAAGGCCGCACAGCACTACACGGCCGTCTCTATCCGCGCGGAAGCCATCTTGAAGGGCCTGATCCCGCGCTAGGTCGGAAAGCCTGCATGTGACTCCCGGAAGGGCGTCCTTGCCCTTTGAACGGGCTGAACGCTACATCGGCCCCGGGCCTTATTGCATAAGCATGGCGATCGCTATGATCGCGAGGAAGCCTAGCCCCATCAAAATGACGCATACAACGTACGCTAGGTCGCTGCGCATTACCCAGCTCCAGGCCTCCTAAAGGACATCGAAACGTGCGGGCGACTGCCGCCGCTGACGGACCGCCCGCACGGTCCCATAGGACGAGGCTTGGTGCTCAGGAGGGTCATTCAAAAGCGACCAAGCTCTGCCAACCTGACACAGCAATCCGAGCCCTACACCTACTTATATGCGTAGGTGCCGGTCGCGTTTTCCGGACGCCGAGTTCACGCTCGGCCATTCGAAAGCGACGATCACTGTGATCTGGACGGGCGCCGTTACCGTCCCCGGGACGGCCGTCAATTGCGGGGCGATCTGAACTTCAACGATTCTGGTTGGGGATTGCACAGGGAATGACCAGCGAGGATGCTGCGCTAACAGCTGGTATGTCGCAGCCTGTGGGAACCAGATTGTTCCGAAAGGCAGGCGGAATGCCACCAGCGACGTTCAGATCTTCAGCCAAGCCGCCGACCGGGCGGTATCTCTCTTTTGCAGAACGCGAGGAGATCGCACTCTTCGCGTTCAAGGCCTCTCGAGGCGTGAGATCGGGCGCCGTCTTGGTCGATCTGCCTCGACCATCTCGCGTGAGTTACGACGTAACGCCGCGACGCGCAGCGGCGGCTTGGAGTATCGTGCATCGACAGCCTAATGGCACGCCGAGCGATCGGCCCGTCGGCCCAAACCCACCAAGCTTGCATTCAACACAACCTTGCGCACTTATGTGGAGCAGAGACTGGCCGGAGTCGCCATGACGTCTAGCGGCGCTCCCGTTCCTGGCCCCGCCGTTCCGTGGAAGGGCCGTCGGCACGGCCCGCGAAAGGATCGACAATGGGCCAGGGCCTGGAGTCCGGAGCAGATTGCTCGACGCTTGCCGATCGACTTCGCGGACGACAAGGCGATGCGCATCAGCCACGAAGTCATCTATCAGGCCCTCTTTGTTCAGAGCCGGGGCGCGTTGCGCCGTGAACTGACGGCCTGCTTGCGAACTGGGCGCGTGTTAAGAGTGCCCAGAGCGCGCGTACGCCGGCGAGGCCAAGGCTTTGTCTCACCAGAGATTATGATCAGCGAACGCCCCGCCGAAACAGCCGATCGCGCGGTGCCAGGTCACTGGGAGGGGGATCTCATCCTTGGGCTTGACAGTTCGGCCATCGGTACGTTGGTGGAGCGTCCCACGCGCTTCACGATGCTGCTTCATCTTCCTCGGCTCGCAGGGCATGGCGAGAAGCCGCGCATGAAGAACGGCCCGGCGCTCGCCGGACACGGGGCCGAAGCCGTCGCATTGCCTCGCCTTAATTGTTACCGGATGCTGAGCCGTTGCCTCACGTAAATTGCTCCCCTGGATCGGGGACGAGCGGGGGCGCAGATGGGGGGGCTGAGCATGGCAACGCGGAAGGAACTGACGGCGGCGGCAGGTGTGCGTTATCGGCATTCGGATCGCGCGAAGAAGGCGCGAATATTAGACGAGTTCGTCGACATCACTGGGTTTCATCGCAAGCATGCGATGCGACTACTTCGAGGCCAGGAAGACGCACGCCCAGGCCGACGGCCGCGACGTCGGATCTATAATGAGGCAGAACACAACGCGCTCGTGCTCCTTTGGGAAGCGTCGGACCGGATCTGCGGGAAGCGGCTGAAGGCGTTAATGCCTGCGCTGATTGAGGCGATGGATCGGCATGGCCACCTCGATCTTGCCCCCGAGATCCGCGCCAAGCTTTTGGCGATGAGCGCTGCGACGATTGACCGCGTATTGGTGCCGATCCGAGAAAAATTGGGTCGCAAACGCCGGCGGCACACAGCGCATTCTCTGCGTCGCAGTGTTCCAATACGGACGTCGGCGGATTGGAACGATCCGGCGCCAGGATTCGTCGAGGCTGACCTTGTAGCGCATAGCGGACTATCTGCGCGCGGCAGCTTTATCCAGACCCTCGTGCTCACGGACAGGCGACGGGCGACGTCCCATGGCTTACGCGTGTGCTCGCGGGTGTAGGCCCGGAAGATCGGCTCCAACTTTCCGAACAGCTTTCCCAGGTCGACCTCGTTCGAATTGAAGTGGATCATCTCGGCTTCGGTCATCGGGGCTCGTGAATCCTCGACTAGCCGCTTGCCTCCCGCAGGGATGAGACGAGGCTACGCTCCCTGTGGCGGAGGCGCTACTTCCTCCGCCGGCGCGGCAGGCATAGTCACCGTTACACCGATCCGGAAGAAGACCGGCCTGAGCGCCTCCTTGTGTATGAAGGAGATCTCATCCCCTCTCATGTTGATGAAGTCGCCCACATCGAAGATCGGAAGTTCGGAGTGGCAAGCGAACGTCGTAGTTTCTCCGTTACTTGAGTCGAGATACTCCACGGTGACGGCGTTCTCGTCGCTGTTGCGGTCCACCGCGAGCACGATGAGCACCGTCCATTCGTCGGGGGCTCGACGACCGAACACTTTGTTATCAAACAGGCCGACGACGTTGGCAGCAGAAATCAACTCCTGCACGGCCCCGCGGGCCCGCCGTTGCGGCGACCGGTCCTTGGGTCGGTAATCCCTCGGTCTGTACAGGGGTGTTTGGGCCAAGGCGGACCCAGATGGTCGAAGAACACGCGGCTGCCGTGTTCGTTTGTGTAAAAAAGTACATTCGGGTTAACGCGCGTTCAAATTGACGTAGCAAGCCGGTACCGATCTGGCTGACCCCCGTTTCAAGAGATTCTTGGCGTCGCGCCGGCGCATGTCGGACACCAACCGCGCACGTTCGGAATACGATAGGCGACCGTGGTTTACGCACCATCCGCAAGTGCAGTTCGTATAGTGATTGTACCCAGGCACAGCGAGTCTCTGGCGGTCTCTAATCGAGCCGATCGCGATGAGTAAATTTATCGATGATCTCGGCGTATCCGATCAGCTCAGCCGAATAGCTACCGTTGCCGCTTGCGGAACCTTTATGTTTCAGCTCTCGCTGCAAAGTCGGCTCGACGGCGCGTGTGAACACGTCAAGCAGCTGCTCGGCACGCAAGGTCGGGACAGCCGATTGCGCCTGAAAGTATTTCTCGCGCAGGCGTTCGACCGCCGGGGCACGTGCTCCATCCTGTTTGACCGCGATCGGCTGCACCACGACACGGCGTTCGCCGTTACCACCAGATGTCTCAACCATCCAGAGCGACAGCAGCACCTGCCCGCCAACCTCGCCCGACACTGCAATTCCGAGATTCTCTGGCGGCAAATTGCGCCAACGTTCCAGCTCTTCCTGTACCAACGGATGGTCTAAGCCCATCAACTGCAGTTCGTCCTGATTCGTCGCAGCTTCGCGGTTCAAAGTGAAGCGCGCACGGCGAGTGCCTTCCGCGGTGATGAGGTCGTAGGTTGCGTCATCCAGCTTGATCAGCTTCTGCTGGAGGTCTGCGGCCGCAGTCGAGAAGAAACGCACTAGCCAATCCAGACTGGACGAGACATCCGAGAAGGCTTGTAGTCATCAAGGCTGAAGCCATCGAGGTCTTGAAACAAGTCAAACACCACTTGTCGCGCTTCGCGCGAGTTCGACAGCGCGGCTTCTAGTTCCACCTGGGTGCGCTTCAGCGCGGGGTCGGAAAGCGCCTCCTGATAAAGGCGGTCATCATTCAGCCGCTCGGACAACTGCCCGAGAATCTGCGCTTGCAAGTCCTCCGCCGCGTTGCCTTGTTCATCCACCTTTCCGACCGTGCGTGCGATCTCGGTCAGCTTCTCGTCCAGCAGCAGAAAGATACGTCCTTCGATGGTATCCGAGAGAACGAGATGGTAAACCTGTGCGGTGTCACGTTGACCGTAGCGATGGATGCGCCCAATGCGTATGCTCCATATCCATCGGATTCCACGGCAGATCGAAGCTGAACAGGATTCGCGCGAACTGCAGATTGATGCCTTCGCGTCCTGCTGCCGTGCAAACCAGCACACGCGGGCCATCCTTTTGGCAGAAGCGGCGCTCGGCCGCCACCTTGGCTCTGTGGTCACCACCGCGCAGCACCACGACGCCCTGACCGGGGAACGTCTGCTCGATCTCGCGGGCGATCATATCGACTGTGCCGAGGTAGGTGGCGAAGACCACAATCTTGTCACTCGGATTCTGTCGCCACAGAGTTCGCTGGTCGCGCATGAGGCGGTGTCTGAAGCCGCCGTCGTCGGCTATCCGCACGACATCAAGGGCCAGGGCATCTATGCCTATGTCACGCTGATGAAGGGCACCGAGCCGACCGAAGCCTTGCGCAAGGAGCTCGTCGCCTGGGTCCGCAAGGACATTCGGCCCGATCGCCTCGCCCGACCTGATCCAGTTCACGCCCGGCTTGCCGAAGACGAGCTCCGGCAAGATCATGCGCCCGCATCCTGCGCAAGATCGCCGAGGACGAACCGTCCAGCCTCGGCGACACCTCGACCCCGGCCGATCCGGCCGCGGTCGACGACCTCGTGCAGAACCGGCAGAACAAGAGGGGTGCGCAGGCGTAGGAAAGTGACCGTATCGTACCAACCCAATGCTCGAACCTGTGGAGACAACGCTGTGAGCTATCGACCGGCAATATGTTGCGAGCGGACGTATCCCAAGGAACGCCAATCGGGATAACGGTTAGCCGAGGTCCGGGCTCAAACCCGACGCCTCCACCATATCGAAGCTAGTCGTCCGTGAAGATCGGCTAAGCGATTGAGGCAGAATCGCATTTGCTGGTGTGGACTGTTTTTGGATTGCAAGGTTTTGATGTTTCGAGCCTCGGAACCTTGCAATTTCATTTTCAGGATTCAGTCGAATCGCCAGTCATGATTCCGTGGTCGCGTCGGAGGTGACGATGCGACCGAAGAAGCAAAGGACGACGGGATCTGGCGATCTGTTCCGGGCCAGGCTGGACCAGATCATCAACATGAAGCACGAGCTGGTTCAGCTCGCCGGCAAGGTCGATTGGGACTGGATCGACGGCGAGATCGCGCCGCTCTACAGCGAGAACGGTCGGCCGGGGATCGCGACCCGCTTCGTGATCGGGCTGCTGCTGCTCAAGCAGATTTACGGCCTGTCCGATGAGGGGGTGTGCGAGCGCTGGGTCCACGACCCGTATTTCCAGTACTTCACCGGCGAAGAGTTCTTTCAGCACGCGTTTCCGCACGAGCGCTCGGACCTGAGCCACTGGCGCAAGCGGCTCGGCGACAAGCTGGAGCTGTTGCTGGCCGAGAGCCTGCGGGTGGCGCACGAGGCCGGCGCGTTACGCAGCCAGGACCTCAAGCGGGTCACGGTCGATACCACCGTGCAGCCGAAGGCCATCACCTTCCCGACCGATGCCAAGCTGCTGCACGCGGCGATCAGGGGGCTCAACCGCCTGGCGAGGAAGCACGGGGTCAGGCTGCGGCAGTCCTATCTTCGCATTGCCAAGACCGCGGCCATGATGGCGGGACGCTACGCCCATGCCAAGCAATTCAAGCGGCATCAGCGGCAGTTGCGTATCCTGCGCAGCCGGCTGGGCCGGATCATCCGCGATATCCGCCGCAAGATCGAAGGTCAGGCCGTGCTCGAGAACGCGTTCGCCCTCCCGCTCGGCCGGGCCTCGCAGATCCGCTCGCAGCAGCAGCGCCAGCGCGGCTGGAAGCTCTATTCCTTCCACGCCCCGGAGGTGGAGTGCATCGGCAAGGGCAAAGCAGCCGCGCCTTACGAGTTCGGTGTCAAAGCCTCCATCGTCACCAACAACCGCCGTGCTCCCGGTGGCCTGTTCGTGCTGCACGCCAGGGCGCTGCCCGATAACCCCTACGACGGTCATACCTTGCGCGACGTCATCGACCGCACCGAGACACTCACCGGCTGCGCGATCGAGCGGGCCTATGCCGACAAGGGATATCGCGGCCACGACGCACAGAACCCGCGCCGTGTCTTCATCTCCGGCCAGAAGCGCGGGGTCTTCGGTATCATCAGGCGCGAGCTGCGCCGCCGCTCCGCCATCGAACCCATCATCGGACACCTGAAGACCGATGGTCACCTCGGCCGCTGCTACCTCAAAGGCCGCGCCGGAGACGCCGCCAACGTCATCCTCTCAGCCGTCGGCCACAACTTCCGCCGCATCCTCGCCTGGCTGAGGGGTCTTTGGCGCCTCTTCCTGGCCACCCTCATCGCAGCCATCAGCGACCGCTCACCGCTGCAATCGGCTTCTTAACGGACGACAAGCTAGCGTGCCGCTTCCGGCTCAGCGTGGGGATGGAAGCGGCAAGCCTATGTCTGTTTACTGTTTGGCCCGAGTGATAGTGCGCCGTTGGACTGGGCGGGCGTGATGCATTGACCCGCGTCAAACCAAGGGCGATCCAATACTGCTAAAAGCGCGTATCCGAAAAACTGGGGCATGATATGATTATCTGTGGCCTGAAGTCTTTCATGATTGCTGGTCTGACCGCTGGTTTCGCCGCGGCCGCTCACGCTGAAGACGCCGATGTTGGCAAGGCGGAATTTCAAGCTTCGTGCGCAAGCTGTCATGGCGTGGATGGAAAGGGCAAAGGACCCGTTGCTGGGCAGCTGAGTGTGCCGCCTGCCGATTTGACGGCCTTGGCCAAGAACAACAACGGGGTCTTTCCTATTACCGCCGTCTACGAAGCCATCGACGGGCGGAGAACAATATCCGCGCACGGCACCCACGAAATGCCGATTTGGGGGGAACGGTTCAACCCCGTCAAGAACTTGCCTCACATTGTCGATCCGGCCTACGACGCGCTCGATCCTTCCCGGGATTTGCGGGAGGTCGTCGTGCGAACACGAATCCTTGCCATTATCGATTATCTGAACCGCATTCAGCAGAAGTAGCGCGCCGCGAAAGCTCCATGGGGTCCCCCGGCTACGCAATCTGCCGCAATAGATGGGCGGCAACCGCACGCGCGTCCAGGCGCTCCCATCATTGATCCCCATCAAGGCGGCTGCGAGCAAAGCCGGTAATGGTCATACGGAAACGGAGGATCGACGATGACCGGCATAGTGCTCGACGCCCAGCAAATTCAGAACGCCCAAGCGCCCGTTCGCCTCTGGCTTGAGCAGCAGATTTCGGCCGCTCTCGGTCCGAGGCCGGCACCCGGAGCGTCGTCGCCCCGCCTGGTTGCCTGCACGGAAGCCCAGGCAGCGAACCTCCTCAATCGAATCAGGCAAGCGCCATCTGCGGTAGAAGTGTTCTTCGGACTCGCCCATCCTGAGATCTCGTTCGGTGACCCGCCGGTCGTGACGTTCCGGCTTCTCGATCTTCAGCGTCGCGCCGGCATGCAGAACATCGCCAAGCTCCTGGAATGTCTCGACCTCATCAACCGGTCATTTGCGGAAATATGTGGTGATCCGGCAACGCGTTTCTGTGACTTTGACGCCGCAGGGCATTGCTCGCTTCTGCCAGCCACTCAGTGCAGCATCGCCGCATTGTGGAAGGCGATCATTGCGGCGGAGCGGCCCGGCGTGCTGCCGATCGCCGCTGCCGAGTAGACGGGGCGGGCGCGAGATGAGCCCGAAAAGATCATGCCGCAAGTCGGCGCGGAAATGGTCGGAACGTCCGTTGTCATTCATCGTCGCCGTGACGTGCATGCTCCTGCTCTGGCCTAGACTGGTGCAAGCAGGGGAAATCCGGGATGTGCAAACTCTTGCGCCCCTGGTCGGGAAGGTTATCCAAAGTGTCGTCGGCATAACGGCCAGCACGGAGACGGCGGCAGCCTCCCGGTCAGGGAATTCCGGTCCCGAACTGCCCAGCGACCCGCGTCCCGCGACGAAAGATGTTTACGGCGCAGGCGTCATCATCAAGGCAGAGTCCGGATTGATCGTGACGAGCAATCATGTGGTCAGCGGCGCCAAGACACTCTCGGTCCGATTGTCGGATGGGCGCCAGCTTGACGCTAGGTTCGTTGCGGCCGACGAGCGATACGATCTGGCGATGCTGAGGATTTCGGCCTCCGGCCTGACCGCGGCCCGCATCGGCCGATCGGTCGACGCCGAGCCTGGCGATTTCGTCCTTGCGGCCGGTGGCTCCTTGAAATCCACTCCGAGCGTCAGCTTTGGCATCGTCAGCGCTCTGCATCGTTCGCGGCCCGGAAGCCCTTGCCGGGATCTCATTCAGACCGATGCCTTGCTGGATCGCGGCAGCGCAGGTGGGCCGCTGTTCAATCTGCGGGGCGAAGTGATCGGCATTGTTGCCGCCAGCACCGGCGAGACCGAATCCGAGCGCGCCTTTGCGATTCCCTCG from Bradyrhizobium elkanii USDA 76 harbors:
- a CDS encoding DUF1269 domain-containing protein → MSDLVAIVYPSEAKAEEVRQKIFKLQSEYLITISDAVIAVKTGDSVKLSQLVNTTMTGAASGSFWGLLLGMVFLNPLLGVALGAGAGALSGALTDFGIRDQFMKDLASKVRSGDAVLFLLIQSMTSDKVLNAIKDAGGIVLTTSLDEKREQHLRDALAAATQAKPA
- a CDS encoding tyrosine-type recombinase/integrase — protein: MGRRDYAILLLLAKLGLRADEVATLTVDDIDWRASEILVRAKGRQCARMPIPPDIGAAIVAYLRNGRPKSSCRRLFVRTLAPHVGFASGCAITMIAKAALDRVGIEGCAHRGAHIFRHSLATDDLAPKFYPVLSSPRLLDLPGWAVVATGAGAEPSAFLQIAGDRAGRARNSVQHFARPRRAGHQRALHRRIGRAAVSGATRGARIHLAPGVRIARAQTYSGCETSEKGEGRIMSRSTPRTTGKPQALRAYGKPDVLRTSGKSHGIRIADSVRALVATFRQLLKVMQRVRYTRED
- a CDS encoding helicase-related protein; this translates as MRDQRTLWRQNPSDKIVVFATYLGTVDMIAREIEQTFPGQGVVVLRGGDHRAKVAAERRFCQKDGPRVLVCTAAGREGINLQFARILFSFDLPWNPMDMEHTHWAHPSLRST
- a CDS encoding IS5 family transposase, translated to MRPKKQRTTGSGDLFRARLDQIINMKHELVQLAGKVDWDWIDGEIAPLYSENGRPGIATRFVIGLLLLKQIYGLSDEGVCERWVHDPYFQYFTGEEFFQHAFPHERSDLSHWRKRLGDKLELLLAESLRVAHEAGALRSQDLKRVTVDTTVQPKAITFPTDAKLLHAAIRGLNRLARKHGVRLRQSYLRIAKTAAMMAGRYAHAKQFKRHQRQLRILRSRLGRIIRDIRRKIEGQAVLENAFALPLGRASQIRSQQQRQRGWKLYSFHAPEVECIGKGKAAAPYEFGVKASIVTNNRRAPGGLFVLHARALPDNPYDGHTLRDVIDRTETLTGCAIERAYADKGYRGHDAQNPRRVFISGQKRGVFGIIRRELRRRSAIEPIIGHLKTDGHLGRCYLKGRAGDAANVILSAVGHNFRRILAWLRGLWRLFLATLIAAISDRSPLQSAS
- a CDS encoding c-type cytochrome: MIAGLTAGFAAAAHAEDADVGKAEFQASCASCHGVDGKGKGPVAGQLSVPPADLTALAKNNNGVFPITAVYEAIDGRRTISAHGTHEMPIWGERFNPVKNLPHIVDPAYDALDPSRDLREVVVRTRILAIIDYLNRIQQK
- a CDS encoding S1C family serine protease, whose protein sequence is MSFIVAVTCMLLLWPRLVQAGEIRDVQTLAPLVGKVIQSVVGITASTETAAASRSGNSGPELPSDPRPATKDVYGAGVIIKAESGLIVTSNHVVSGAKTLSVRLSDGRQLDARFVAADERYDLAMLRISASGLTAARIGRSVDAEPGDFVLAAGGSLKSTPSVSFGIVSALHRSRPGSPCRDLIQTDALLDRGSAGGPLFNLRGEVIGIVAASTGETESERAFAIPSDAIDRLYIRMN